A single Oncorhynchus nerka isolate Pitt River linkage group LG10, Oner_Uvic_2.0, whole genome shotgun sequence DNA region contains:
- the LOC115135629 gene encoding RDS/peripherin-like protein xRDS35, translating into MVLMKMKFPFEKRMKLAQGLWLLSWMATLAGALTFTLGCFLKTELRRRAEVMDNTEIHAVPNTLMIVGLASLGINYFAGRMCQDALDAGRFPRWKTFLQPYWGVSLFFTLLMLSTVIMSYAMKGNLEWSLKIGLKNGIRFYKDTDTPGRCFQKQTIDRLQMEFQCCGNTDFKDWFEVQWISNRYLDFSSKEVKDRVKSNVDGRYLFDGVPFSCCNPSSPRPCIQDRLTNNSAHYNYEHQTEELNIYIRGCREALVNYYMGLMNTIGAAVLSIFLVQSSVLVSLRYLQTAMEAVAGQENTEIETEGYLLEKGVKETIMEYVTPMLVFLQLNQVGSEDAEAGETPAK; encoded by the exons ATGGTGCTGATGAAGATGAAGTTCCCTTTTGAGAAGAGAATGAAGCTAGCCCAGGGGCTGTGGCTGCTCTCCTGGATGGCCACACTGGCCGGAGCGTTGACTTTCACCCTGGGCTGCTTCCTCAAGACCGAGCTCCGCAGGAGGGCAGAG GTAATGGACAACACAGAGATCCATGCTGTGCCCAACACCCTGATGATAGTGGGTCTGGCCTCTCTGGGTATCAACTACTTCGCTGGCCGTATGTGCCAGGATGCCCTGGATGCCGGACGCTTCCCCCGCTGGAAAACCTTCCTACAACCCTACTGGGGAGTCTCCCTCTTTTTCACACTCCTCATGCTGTCGACTGTGATCATGAGCTACGCTATGAAGGGGAATCTGGAGTGGTCCCTGAAGATCGGCCTGAAGAACGGCATCCGCTTCTACAAGGACACAGACACACCCGGCCGCTGCTTCCAGAAGCAGACCATTGACCGCCTGCAGATGGAGTTCCAGTGCTGTGGAAACACCGACTTCAAGGACTGGTTCGAGGTCCAGTGGATCAGCAACCGCTACCTAGACTTTAGCTCTAAGGAAGTGAAGGA CCGTGTTAAGAGCAACGTGGACGGGCGTTACCTGTTTGATGGGGTCCCTTTCAGCTGCTGCAACCCCAGTTCCCCAAGACCCTGCATCCAGGACCGCCTCACCAACAACTCAGCCCACTACAACTACGAGCACCAGACCGAGGAGCTCAACATCTACATCCGCGGCTGCAGGGAGGCTCTGGTCAATTACTACATGGGCCTGATGAACACTATTGGTGCTGCGGTGCTGTCCATCTTCCTGGTCCAG TCATCAGTGTTGGTAAGTCTGCGGTACCTGCAGACAGCCATGGAGGCGGTGGCAGGGCAGGAGAACACTGAGATTGAGACCGAGGGCTACCTGCTGGAAAAAGGGGTGAAGGAGACGATCATGGAGTACGTGACTCCTATGCTGGTTTTCCTTCAGCTGAACCAGGTGGGAAGTGAGGACGCTGAAGCTGGGGAGACCCCCGCCAAATAA
- the LOC135573716 gene encoding uncharacterized protein LOC135573716, translating into MARWLTKKCITTNTIPATTTTMISITILIITSKRQIGQKIRMIMDVTSHPQVAATSSSSSGSSSSSSSSSSSSSTSSSSSSSSSSGSSSTWSSQTSINESVKDNKHPLQKPKYSQSCTDIYRGRKAYDEEEDEEDDTSPLIDDEGHLPRQEKSLKEKKKKKAMSSHQTPANVILKKQESSEGARMAGKFRKAKSMEALSHCKDRDGDADTIVDKELEKREQVAKKNLVQEKLKFSAFLNEITRQVFSPYRLTSLGVTAAHRPSSPGQASLRSPKVEHRGEERQRQKSSRPGSASSTTFSVHSHIRRQFRSSKHSHSSKHSRSHLDIPPVIQHHTTIITSIAPILHFTTITITVFIVHLITMETTTAQAIPIIMENITAQPITMETTTAQRIPIPMKTTTAKLILMENTTAQETPINMETSTAQAIPIVMETTTAQAIPIVMENITAQPITMETTTAQLIPIPMKTTTAKLILMENTTAQETPITMETTTAQLIPTPMKTTTAKLILIENTTAHAIPITMESTTAQLTPTTMETTTAQPITMEATTVKLIPIETTTAKLIPMETTTAQATSITMETSILPVIPITMDTTTAQLIPITMETNTAQPITIPMETATPKLIPMETTTAQLILITMETTKAQANPITMETITVQHIPINREITSVRVIPITMDITTAQLILITMETTTAQLIPITMDTTTILSTQILTVAMAPIQNCTTTIIYSLHLHSSHPEYLHHHGSHPESLHHHHSSHQDSHHHHHPSHSESHHPHSHSEPHHSPSNLEPHHHHHPSHHESHHHQPSHSESHHHPSSPADTHHHHHHHDDHHSPSSPSKENSPVSVSAAELESLSHSSKSSRNTTSPTNQDEQQTAYSGSTASLHKEGSEVDRIMVLQEQNEDLHHSLLQTAVRMECMGTEFKSSHQLLESELQNTRVELSSLLDKFKRLRDNYSYTQQTNNLLERKLHSVAQSMDGEREHLNQRITALTDQLSSAKTTIHSMETINVTSLLQEALDKHFHPDDSVNQFLLPVASPPVQFMDSHHYGKVTTKGEDLSLGTLPEEEESDWSEMGDEAPKCVLRSVGGHHGGTAFQPWRQERICWAGQGEGDTESESGGEEIVRQHPPHSLQIPHLHVTIHSETLPAPMDDVALTTSFKNSAYGPTEEDRYRVTASRKLGSPIRILSASLEEIPSSRRQKHRQEEQHGQLKGTEAMMDLHQPEDGTMDDSEDEIIRNWRTRSEDMGVDVRVVDPGSSLDNLQSAQNMLNHFICQLQPSVEEGRGWTGGSPDEVLNGERTQL; encoded by the exons ATGGCAAGATGGCTGACCAAAAAATGTATCACCACAAACACCATCCCCGCCACCACCACAACCATGATCAGcatcaccatcctcatcatcaccagcAAAAGACAGATTGGTCAGAAGATCAGAATGATCATGG ATGTTACCTCCCACCCTCAGGTTGCAGCCACCTCATCCAGCTCCTCTGGTtcctcatcatcatcttcatcctcttcctcctcttcctcaacatcatcctcttcttcctcctcgtcATCCTCTGGCTCTTCCTCCACCTGGTCCTCTCAGACTAGTATTAATGAGTCCGTGAAGGATAACAAACATCCACTGCAGAAGCCCAAGTACTCACAGTCCTGCACTGACATCTACAGGGGGCGGAAGGCCTATgacgaggaggaagatgaggaagatgacacatctcctttgatTGATGATGAAGGCCACCTCCCAAGACAGGAAAAGAGcttgaaagaaaaaaagaaaaagaaagcaATGTCCTCTCATCAGACCCCTGCCAACGTCATCCTGAAGAAGCAGGAGAGTTCTGAAGGGGCAAGAATGGCTGGCAAATTTCGCAAGGCAAAGTCAATGGAGGCACTGTCCCATTGTAAGGACAGGGATGGAGATGCAGATACCATTGTAGACAAGGAGTTGGAGAAAAGAGAGCAGGTAGCCAAGAAGAACTTAGTGCAGGAAAAATTGAAGTTCTCTGCCTTTTTGAACGAGATCACCAGGCAGGTGTTCAGCCCGTACAGACTCACCTCTCTTGGGGTCACAGCTGCTCACAGGCCCAGCAGCCCCGGACAAGCCTCCCTGAGGTCCCCCAAGGTGGaacacagaggggaggagaggcaaAGACAAAAGAGTAGTCGGCCTGGCAGTGCAAGCTCTACGACCTTCAGTGTTCACTCCCATATCCGCAGGCAGTTCCGCTCCAGCAAGCACTCTCATTCCAGCAAGCACTCTCGCTCCCATCTCG ACATCCCTCCTGTCATTcaacaccacaccaccatcatcaccagcaTCGCTCCCATTCTCCatttcaccaccatcaccatcacagtcttCATAGTCCATCTCATCACCATGGAGACCACCACAGCCCAAGCCATCCCCATcatcatggagaacatcacagcCCAACCAATCACCATGGAGACCACCACAGCCCAACGCATCCCCATCCCCATGAAGACAACCACAGCCAAACTCATCCTCATGGAGAACACCACAGCCCAAGAAACCCCCATCAACATGGAGACCTCCACAGCCCAAGCCATCCCCATCGTCATGGAGACCACCACAGCCCAAGCCATCCCCAttgtcatggagaacatcacagcCCAACCCATCACCATGGAGACCACCACAGCCCAACTCATCCCCATCCCCATGAAGACAACCACAGCCAAACTCATCCTCATGGAGAACACCACAGCCCAAGAAACCCCCATCACCATGGAGACCACCACAGCCCAACTCATCCCCACCCCCATGAAGACCACCACAGCCAAACTCATCCTCATAGAGAACACCACAGCCCATGCCATTCCCATCACCATGGAGAGCACCACAGCCCAactcacccccaccaccatggaGACCACCACAGCCCAACCCATCACCATGGAAGCCACCACAGTCAAACTCATCCCCATAGAGACCACCACAGCCAAACTCATCCCCATGGAGACAACCACAGCCCAAGCCACCTCCATCACCATGGAGACCTCCATACTCCCAGTCATCCCCATCACCATGGACACCACCACAGCCCAACTCATCCCCATTACCATGGAGACCAACACAGCCCAGCCCATCACCATCCCCATGGAGACAGCCACACCCAAACTCATACCGATGGAGACCACCACAGCCCAACTTATTCTCATCACCATGGAAACCACCAAAGCCCAAGCCAACCCCATCACCATGGAGACCATCACAGTCCAACACATCCCCATCAACAGGGAGATCACCTCAGTCCGAGTCATTCCGATCACCATGGACATCACCACAGCCCAACTCATCCTCATCACCATGGAGACCACCACAGCCCAACTCATCCCCATCACCATGGACACCACCACCATCCTCTCCACCCAGATTCTCACCGTCGCCATGGCTCCCATCCAGAATtgcaccaccaccatcatct attctctccatctccacagctCCCATCCAGAATATCTCCATCACCATGGCTCCCATCCAGAATCTCTCCATCACCACCATAGTTCCCACCAAGAttctcaccatcaccaccacccctctCATTCAGAATCTCACCATCCACACTCCCATTCTGAACCCCATCACAGTCCTAGCAACCTAGAacctcatcatcaccaccatccttCCCACCATGAATCCCATCACCACCAACCTTCCCATTCTGAATCTCACCACCATCCCTCctcacctgcagacacacaccaccaccatcatcaccatgacgATCACCACAGCCCATCAAGCCCTTCTAAGGAGAACTCTCCTGTCAGTGTGTCAGCTGCAGAGCTGGAGTCATTGTCCCATTCCAGCAAGTCTTCCAGGAATACCACCAGCCCCACCAATCAGGATGAGCAGCAGACAGCCTACAGCGGCTCAACTGCCTCTCTACATAAA GAAGGATCCGAGGTTGATCGAATAAT GGTGCTTCAGGAGCAAAATGAGGATCTGCACCACAGTTTGCTCCAGACTGCCGTGCGAATGGAGTGCATGGGGACTGAGTTTAAGAGCAGTCACCAGCTCCTTGAGTCAGAACTACAGAACACACGCGTGGAGCTGAGTAGCCTCCTGGACAAATTCAAAAG aCTGAGGGATAACTACTCCTACACTCAACAGACCAATAATCTCTTGGAGCGGAAGCTTCATTCAGTG GCTCAGAGTATGGACGGGGAGCGTGAGCATCTGAACCAGCGCATTACAGCCCTGACAGATCAGCTGTCCTCAGCCAAGACCACCATCCACAGCATGGAGACTATTAAC GTAACATCCTTGCTACAGGAAGCCCTCGACAAACATTTCCACCCAGATGATTCTGTCAATCAATTCCTTCTCCCTGTTGCCTCCCCTCCAGTCCAATTCATGGATAGTCATCATTATGGAAAGGTCACCACCAAAGGGGAAGACCTATCGCTGGGAACATTGCCAGAAGAGGAGGAATCTGATTGGTCGGAGATGGGGGATGAGGCTCCAAAATGCGTTCTGAGGTCAGTGGGAGGTCATCATGGTGGCACAGCGTTTCAACCGTGGAGACAGGAGCGTATTTGCTGggcaggacagggagagggagacacagagagtgagTCAGGGGGTGAGGAGATTGTCAGACAACACCCTCCCCACTCCCTACAGATCCCCCATCTCCATGTCACCATTCACTCTGAGACCTTACCAGCCCCCATGGATGATGTCGCCCTCACCACCAGCTTCAAGAACTCAGCTTATGGCCCaacagaggaggacaggtacagggtCACTGCGAGCCGCAAACTGGGCTCTCCCATCCGCATCCTGTCAGCCAGTCTGGAGGAGATTCCCTCCTCCAGGAGACAGAAGCACAGGCAGGAGGAGCAGCATGGCCAGCTGAAGGGCACAGAGGCCATGATGGACCTCCACCAACCAGAGGACGGTACCATGGACGACTCAGAAGATGAGATCATCCGGAACTGGAGGACAAGGAGCGAGGACATGGGTGTGGATGTCAGGGTGGTAGATCCTGGCAGCAGCTTGGACAACCTGCAGTCGGCCCAAAATATGCTCAACCACTTTATCTGCCAGCTGCAGCCCAGTGTGGAGGAGGGGCGGGGCTGGACCGGAGGGTCGCCGGACGAAGTGCTGAATGGGGAGAGAACACAGCTGTGA
- the cdca5 gene encoding sororin isoform X1 encodes MTNETPQPVLADSTCQPRRRSMRLTSPNDNVPNSAPTDAVKRHITVRKIAPRKTQVNVPSEDHTENEQRLIEGSPKKSQIYTPGPAQVPTPKATMLSPILAPSPPCPQAAANPEDSAWSQKVRRSYTRLSLGDPSFESHQAMYSSSPQRRETLFGFEKLQTPQVLRKVEKFRVGPEASRSLCGVSSFTLLVGDNSAAPDPEPDFNIPGVAVVKEKRRRKKVPQIKLAELDDLAAKMNAEFEEAEGFELLVE; translated from the exons ATGACCAACGAGACACCACAACCCGTTTTGGCTG ATTCTACCTGCCAGCCACGAAGGAGGTCAATGCGGTTGACCTCTCCAAATGATAATGTCCCCAACTCT GCTCCTACAGATGCCGTAAAACGCCACATCACTGTGAGGAAGATTGCACCCAGGAAAACACAAGTCAAT GTCCCCTCTGAGGACCACACAGAAAATGAACAAAGATTGATTGAAGGCAGTCCTAAGAAGTCCCAAATCTATACCCCAGGACCTGCCCAGGTCCCTACACCCAAAGCCACCATGCTCTCCCCGATCTTGGCCCCCTCACCACCCTGTCCACAGGCTGCAGCAAACCCAGAAGACTCAGCATGGTCACAAAAGGTGCGGAGGTCTTATACCCGCCTAAGCCTAGGGGACCCTTCATTTGAAAGTCACCAGGCCATGTACTCCTCATCTCCTCAGCGTCGGGAGACCCTGTTTGGATTTGAGAAGCTTCAGACACCTCAGGTTCTCCGCAAGGTTGAGAAGTTCAGGGTGGGCCCTGAAGCCTCCAGGTCTCTCTGTGGAGTCAGCTCCTTCACCCTGCTGGTAGGGGACAACAGTGCTGCTCCCGACCCAGAGCCAGATTTCAATATCCCTGGTGTCGCTGTggtaaaggagaagaggaggaggaagaaggttCCTCAAATAAAA CTGGCAGAGCTGGATGACCTTGCGGCAAAGATGAATGCGGAGTTTGAAGAGGCAGAAGGATTTGAATTGTTGGTGGAATAA
- the cdca5 gene encoding sororin isoform X2, with product MRLTSPNDNVPNSAPTDAVKRHITVRKIAPRKTQVNVPSEDHTENEQRLIEGSPKKSQIYTPGPAQVPTPKATMLSPILAPSPPCPQAAANPEDSAWSQKVRRSYTRLSLGDPSFESHQAMYSSSPQRRETLFGFEKLQTPQVLRKVEKFRVGPEASRSLCGVSSFTLLVGDNSAAPDPEPDFNIPGVAVVKEKRRRKKVPQIKLAELDDLAAKMNAEFEEAEGFELLVE from the exons ATGCGGTTGACCTCTCCAAATGATAATGTCCCCAACTCT GCTCCTACAGATGCCGTAAAACGCCACATCACTGTGAGGAAGATTGCACCCAGGAAAACACAAGTCAAT GTCCCCTCTGAGGACCACACAGAAAATGAACAAAGATTGATTGAAGGCAGTCCTAAGAAGTCCCAAATCTATACCCCAGGACCTGCCCAGGTCCCTACACCCAAAGCCACCATGCTCTCCCCGATCTTGGCCCCCTCACCACCCTGTCCACAGGCTGCAGCAAACCCAGAAGACTCAGCATGGTCACAAAAGGTGCGGAGGTCTTATACCCGCCTAAGCCTAGGGGACCCTTCATTTGAAAGTCACCAGGCCATGTACTCCTCATCTCCTCAGCGTCGGGAGACCCTGTTTGGATTTGAGAAGCTTCAGACACCTCAGGTTCTCCGCAAGGTTGAGAAGTTCAGGGTGGGCCCTGAAGCCTCCAGGTCTCTCTGTGGAGTCAGCTCCTTCACCCTGCTGGTAGGGGACAACAGTGCTGCTCCCGACCCAGAGCCAGATTTCAATATCCCTGGTGTCGCTGTggtaaaggagaagaggaggaggaagaaggttCCTCAAATAAAA CTGGCAGAGCTGGATGACCTTGCGGCAAAGATGAATGCGGAGTTTGAAGAGGCAGAAGGATTTGAATTGTTGGTGGAATAA